The following is a genomic window from Polaribacter atrinae.
TAACGTTGCATTTCTTGTGGAGAAGAAGTCATCGGGCTGCTTGGGTCATTAAAAAAACCACTCGGACTCGGGTTCATACTTGCCACCAGCATAAAACTACTTGGGTAGGTAACTGTAAATTTTGCTCTAGAAATAGTAACTTCTCTGTCTTCTAAAGGTTGACGCATAACTTCTAAAACATCTCTTTTAAATTCAGGTAATTCATCTAAAAACAAAACACCATTATGCGATAACGAAATTTCTCCAGGTCTTGGGTATTGTCCGCCGCCGACCAAAGCTACATTCGAAATTGTGTGATGTGGGCTTCTAAAAGGACGTTGGTATAGCAAACCTTCCTTTTTTATTTTACCAACCACAGAATGAATCTTTGTAGTCTCTAATGCTTCATGCAACGTCATTGGTGGTAAAATAGATGGTAATCTCTTTGCTAACATCGTTTTTCCAGATCCTGGAGGACCAATTAAAATAATATTATGTCCGCCTGCAGCAGCAATTTCCATGCATCGTTTTATAGATTCTTGTCCTTTTACATCAGAAAAATCGAACTCTGGAAAATCTATATTTTTATAAAATTCAGCTCTTGTATCTACAATGGTTGGTTCAATTTTTTTATCCTCATTAAAATGATTGATAACTTCTAAAATATTTTCGACTCCTAAAACCTCTAAATCATCTACAATGGCAGCTTCTTTAGCATTTTCCTTTGGGAGAATTAAATATTTATAACCTTCTTCTCTTGCTTTTATGGCAATTGGTAAAGCACCTCTTATGGGTTGTAGGCTTCCGTCTAAAGAGAGTTCGCCCATAATAATGTATTCATGAATAGCTTCAGATTTTATTTGTGCTGATGCAGCTAAAATTCCAACAGCCAAAGTTAAATCATAAGATGCACCTTCTTTTCTAATATCGGC
Proteins encoded in this region:
- a CDS encoding YifB family Mg chelatase-like AAA ATPase, translating into MLVKVYGSAVFGIEATTITVEVNIDKGIGYHLVGLPDNAVRESSYRISAALNNNNYKLPGKKIIINMAPADIRKEGASYDLTLAVGILAASAQIKSEAIHEYIIMGELSLDGSLQPIRGALPIAIKAREEGYKYLILPKENAKEAAIVDDLEVLGVENILEVINHFNEDKKIEPTIVDTRAEFYKNIDFPEFDFSDVKGQESIKRCMEIAAAGGHNIILIGPPGSGKTMLAKRLPSILPPMTLHEALETTKIHSVVGKIKKEGLLYQRPFRSPHHTISNVALVGGGQYPRPGEISLSHNGVLFLDELPEFKRDVLEVMRQPLEDREVTISRAKFTVTYPSSFMLVASMNPSPSGFFNDPSSPMTSSPQEMQRYLSKISGPLLDRIDIHIEVTPVPFAKLSEERKGESSVDIRKRVTESREIQSERFKDFENVHYNAQMSVKQIREFCKLSPESLTLLKTAMEKLNLSARAYDRILKVSRTIADLANSKDISPDHIAEAIQYRSLDRDGWLG